The following proteins are encoded in a genomic region of Gouania willdenowi chromosome 6, fGouWil2.1, whole genome shotgun sequence:
- the LOC114466191 gene encoding cyclin-dependent kinase inhibitor 1B-like translates to MMMMETSEMSHVQLSCSALERLVARRTFPLHRRTGVCRNLFGPVDHDELKRDMNDKMREISERDQQRWNFNFETNTPLDGDYKWEEVPVERSPTFYQDSVSDIRTRVPATPVKQRPSGDSALPEPRAVDVLERLMVPESSGTPCGPVEVNQENRTYQLNSGSPSHRHIQCVRRRRTVSADSNTHITDFFVKRKRAAEKMLSDMSVCHLSKTQIPVEQTPRKRIR, encoded by the exons atgatgatgatggagacCTCGGAGATGTCCCATGTCCAGTTGTCGTGCAGTGCGCTGGAGAGGCTGGTGGCCCGGAGGACCTTCCCTCTGCACAGGCGCACCGGTGTCTGCAGGAACCTCTTCGGACCGGTGGACCACGACGAGCTGAAGCGGGACATGAACGACAAGATGCGGGAGATTTCCGAGCGGGACCAGCAACGGTGGAACTTTAATTTCGAGACCAACACCCCGCTGGATGGGGATTATAAATGGGAAGAGGTCCCCGTGGAAAGAAGTCCCACGTTTTACCAGGACTCAGTGTCAGACATCAGAACCAGGGTTCCTGCGACTCCCGTCAAACAGAGGCCGTCAGGGGACTCAGCTCTACCGGAGCCCCGGGCTGTGGACGTGCTGGAGCGGCTGATGGTTCCTGAGAGCAGCGGGACGCCCTGTGGACCGGTGGAGGTCAACCAGGAGAACCGAACCTATCAGCTGAACTCAGGGAGTCCGAGTCACAGACACATCCAGTGTGTGCGACGCAGGAGGACGGTGTCTGCTGACAGCAACACGCACATCACAG ACTTCTTCGTGAAACGAAAGAGGGCTGCGGAGAAAATGCTCAGCGACATGAGCGTCTGCCACCTCTCCAAGACCCAGATCCCGGTGGAACAAACCCCACGGAAAAGGATCCGTTGA
- the ptdss2 gene encoding phosphatidylserine synthase 2: MSKPESKKSTGINAEQVDNGFLDPGDSDLNKTKMMKQTSRESLHRKNTECEVYDDGTNTFFWRAHAVTVLLLLTCALVYVTLLEETPQDTAYNTKRGIIASILVFLCFGVTQAKDGPFTRPHPAYWRFWLCVTVVYELFLIFILFQTVHDGRQFMKYIDPKLGVPLPERDYGGNCLMYDPGNASDPFHNIWDKMDGFVPAHFLGWYIKTLMIRDWWMCMIISVMFEFLEYSLEHQLPNFSECWWDHWIMDVLVCNSLGIYCGMKALAWLSMKPYQWQGLWNIPTYKGKIKRIAFQFTPYSWVKFEWKPASNLRRWLAVLGIIFMFLLAELNTFYLKFVLWMPPEHYLVLLRLVFFVNVGGVAMREIYDFMDDPKFHKKLGQQAWLVAAITVTEFLIVLKYDPNTIMLPIPFFIMQCWFLGIFLIFIWTMWRFFIRDITLRYKETRRRKQEVPSDWERPSGNGSTAAPTGRSKLNGSSETLRYRKS; encoded by the exons ATGAGCAAACCCGAGTCTAAGAAGAGCACCGGGATCAACGCAGAGCAAGTCGACAACGGCTTCCTGGATCCTGGAGATTCAGATCTGAACAAGACCAAGATGATGAAGCAGACCTCCAGAGAGAGCCTCCACCGGAAGAACACGGAGTGTGAGGTCTATGACGACGGGACCAACACCTTCTTCTG GCGAGCCCACGCTGTGACTGTGCTGTTACTTCTCACCTGCGCTCTGGTCTACGTTACACTGTTGGAGGAGACTCCTCAGGACACAGCTTACAACACTAAAAG AGGGATCATTGCCAGCATCTTGGTGTTTCTCTGTTTTGGAGTGACTCAGGCCAAAGATGGACCATTTACCAGACCACACCCAG CTTACTGGAGGTTTTGGCTCTGTGTCACCGTCGTTTACGAACTGTTCCTCATCTTCATCCTGTTTCAG ACAGTGCACGACGGACGACAGTTCATGAAGTACATCGACCCCAAGCTTGGTGTACCTCTTCCTGAGCGTGACTATGGAGGAAACTGCCTCATGTACGACCCGGGCAACGCTTCGGATCCTTTCCACAACATCTGG GACAAGATGGATGGCTTTGTCCCGGCTCACTTCCTGGGTTGGTATATTAAG ACTCTGATGATCCGAGATTGGTGGATGTGCATGATAATCAGCGTCATGTTCGAGTTCCTGGAATACAGCCTTGAGCACCAGTTACCAAACTTCTCAGAGTGCTGGTGGGACCAC TGGATCATGGATGTGCTGGTGTGCAATAGTTTGGGGATTTACTGTGGCATGAAGGCCTTGGCTTGGCTGTCAATGAAGCCGTACCAGTGGCAGGGTCTCTGGAACATTCCTACCTACAA AGGAAAGATAAAGCGTATAGCATTTCAGTTCACACCGTACAGCTGGGTGAAGTTTGAGTGGAAGCCGGCGTCGAATCTTCGTCGATGGCTGGCTGTATTGGGCATCATTTTCATG TTCCTCTTGGCAGAGCTGAACACTTTCTACCTGAAGTTTGTTCTGTGGATGCCACCCGAACACTACCTGGTGCTCCTCCGCCTCGTCTTTTTTGTTAACGTGGGGGGCGTGGCCATGAGGGAGATCTACGACTTCATGGACGACCC GAAGTTCCATAAGAAGCTGGGCCAGCAGGCGTGGCTCGTGGCAGCAATCACAGTCACCGAGTTCCTCATCGTGCTCAAGTACGACCCCAACACCATCATGTTGCCCATCCCCTTCTTCATCATGCAGTGCTGGTTCTTGGGAATCTTCCTCATCTTCATCTGGACTATGTGGAGATTCTTTATCCG TGACATCACTCTGCGCTACAAGGAAACCCGGCGACGCAAACAGGAAGTCCCGTCGGACTGGGAACGCCCATCAGGGAATGGCAGCACTGCCGCCCCCACCGGCCGCAGCAAACTAAACGGTAGCTCAGAGACGCTGCGCTACAGGAAGTCCTGA